In one Prosthecochloris aestuarii DSM 271 genomic region, the following are encoded:
- the purC gene encoding phosphoribosylaminoimidazolesuccinocarboxamide synthase translates to MNKVSLLHEGKAKKVFLTDNSDLVIQEFKDDATAFNAKKKGSIQNKGVVNNAISCTLFTFLGENGIPTHYVEQLSDRDMLCKHLDIIKVEVVVRNVAAGSLVRRYGFKEGFVLETPIIELYLKDDDLDDPLMNESHAVALGLASYEELDRLKELAAAINTLLRSFFADRKLNLVDFKLEFGRHNGTILLGDEISPDTCRFWDLDSGEKMDKDRFRFDMGGVEDAYSEVQRRVLEL, encoded by the coding sequence ATGAATAAAGTGTCACTTCTTCACGAAGGAAAGGCCAAAAAGGTGTTTCTGACCGATAACAGCGATCTTGTTATACAGGAATTCAAAGATGATGCGACAGCCTTCAATGCGAAGAAAAAAGGTTCCATTCAGAACAAGGGCGTCGTCAATAATGCGATTTCGTGTACCTTGTTTACCTTTCTTGGCGAGAATGGCATTCCAACGCACTATGTCGAGCAGCTCTCCGATCGCGATATGCTCTGCAAGCATCTCGACATTATCAAAGTCGAGGTTGTCGTCCGCAATGTTGCGGCAGGTTCTCTTGTCCGTCGCTATGGGTTCAAGGAGGGCTTCGTCCTTGAAACCCCTATCATCGAACTCTATCTCAAAGACGACGATCTCGATGATCCGCTTATGAACGAAAGCCATGCTGTTGCCCTTGGTCTTGCTTCCTATGAAGAACTTGACCGTCTTAAAGAACTTGCGGCTGCAATCAACACGCTTCTCCGCTCCTTTTTTGCTGATCGCAAACTTAATCTGGTTGATTTTAAACTTGAGTTCGGCCGTCACAACGGAACCATTCTTCTTGGCGATGAGATAAGCCCGGATACCTGTCGTTTCTGGGACCTCGATTCCGGAGAGAAGATGGATAAAGACCGTTTCCGGTTCGATATGGGCGGCGTTGAAGATGCTTATTCTGAAGTGCAGCGCCGGGTTCTGGAACTTTAA
- a CDS encoding sodium-translocating pyrophosphatase, producing MDNQQIILYAVPLSGVLALLYALFKASWVSKQDAGTEQMVVIAGHIADGAVAFLKREYKILAIFVLSVAVLLGFVNSGRPDSSPLISLSFIIGAICSGLAGYFGMKVATKANVRTTNAARTGLSSALNVAFSGGLVMGLSVVGLGVLGLSSLFIIYSNQFSDIGQVINVISGFSLGASSIALFARVGGGIYTKAADVGADLAGKVYEGIPEDDPRNPATIADNVGDNVGDVAGMGADLFESYVGAIIGTMVLGAAFLPVFNEMGINPIAGVILPLLLAAVGIVVSIFGSFFVKVKEGGNPQTGLNTGEFGATFIMAVLSYFIISYTLPASWIVGDTTYTALNVFFAVLTGLATGVLIGLITEYYCSTHNKPVVNIAYQSVTGAATNIIAGLGTGMMSTGLPIIVLSAAIILSFNFAGLYGIAIAAFGMLSVTGIQLAVDAYGPISDNAGGIAEMAGLPKEVRERTDKLDAVGNTTAAIGKGFAIGSAALTALALFAAFRQQAGITSIDISEPVIMAGLLLGAMLPFVFSALAMDAVGRAARDMITEVGRQFNEIPGLREGTAPAEFAHCVDISTKAALREMILPGLLGILVPVVVGFTSKDMLGGLLAGVTSSGVLMAIFQSNAGGAWDNAKKRIEGGIEFDGVLYGKGTEAHKAAVVGDTVGDPFKDTSGPSLNILMKLIAVVALVIAPLI from the coding sequence ATGGACAACCAACAGATTATTTTGTACGCAGTTCCTCTCTCCGGTGTTCTTGCATTACTGTATGCCCTCTTCAAAGCCTCGTGGGTATCAAAACAGGATGCCGGAACCGAACAGATGGTCGTTATTGCCGGCCATATTGCTGACGGAGCCGTAGCATTCCTGAAAAGAGAGTATAAAATTCTTGCCATTTTTGTCCTTTCCGTTGCCGTCCTTCTGGGCTTCGTCAACAGCGGTCGCCCTGATTCCTCCCCGCTCATCTCCCTCAGTTTCATTATCGGAGCCATCTGCTCCGGACTTGCAGGCTACTTCGGCATGAAGGTTGCCACGAAGGCGAATGTCAGAACAACAAATGCAGCAAGAACCGGACTGAGCAGCGCGCTGAACGTTGCATTTTCCGGCGGACTTGTCATGGGACTCTCCGTTGTCGGACTTGGAGTTCTCGGCCTCTCAAGCCTTTTCATCATCTATTCAAACCAGTTCAGTGACATCGGTCAGGTGATCAACGTCATTTCCGGCTTCTCGCTTGGCGCCTCATCAATCGCCCTTTTTGCGCGCGTTGGAGGAGGCATCTACACAAAAGCCGCTGACGTAGGCGCTGACCTGGCAGGCAAAGTCTACGAAGGCATTCCTGAAGATGACCCCAGAAACCCTGCAACCATTGCCGACAACGTTGGTGACAACGTCGGTGACGTCGCTGGTATGGGCGCTGACCTCTTTGAAAGTTATGTCGGTGCAATCATCGGTACAATGGTCCTGGGCGCAGCATTTCTTCCCGTCTTCAACGAAATGGGAATCAATCCTATCGCCGGTGTTATTCTCCCACTGCTTCTTGCTGCTGTCGGTATCGTTGTCTCCATTTTCGGATCGTTCTTCGTCAAAGTCAAAGAAGGCGGCAACCCTCAGACAGGACTCAACACCGGAGAATTCGGCGCGACATTTATCATGGCGGTCCTCAGCTATTTCATCATCTCCTATACGCTTCCTGCAAGCTGGATCGTCGGTGATACGACCTACACTGCGCTGAATGTCTTCTTTGCCGTTCTTACCGGACTTGCTACAGGAGTACTCATCGGTCTGATCACGGAATACTACTGCTCGACACACAACAAGCCTGTCGTCAACATCGCCTACCAGAGCGTCACTGGTGCGGCAACAAACATCATTGCAGGTCTCGGAACAGGTATGATGTCTACCGGTCTGCCGATCATTGTCCTGTCAGCAGCCATTATTCTCTCCTTCAATTTCGCTGGTCTCTACGGTATCGCCATCGCGGCATTCGGTATGCTTTCCGTCACCGGCATTCAGCTCGCTGTTGACGCCTACGGCCCGATTTCAGATAACGCAGGCGGTATCGCAGAAATGGCAGGACTGCCGAAAGAGGTTCGAGAAAGAACCGATAAGCTTGATGCTGTCGGCAACACGACCGCTGCAATCGGTAAGGGATTTGCCATTGGCAGTGCCGCACTGACCGCGCTTGCGCTTTTTGCGGCATTCCGTCAGCAGGCAGGCATTACATCCATCGACATCTCTGAACCGGTCATTATGGCTGGACTGCTGCTCGGTGCTATGCTGCCGTTTGTCTTCAGCGCACTGGCGATGGACGCAGTCGGAAGAGCCGCGAGAGATATGATCACCGAAGTCGGCCGTCAGTTCAATGAAATTCCCGGTCTGCGCGAAGGAACCGCTCCTGCCGAATTTGCCCACTGTGTCGACATTTCGACAAAAGCGGCATTGAGGGAGATGATCCTGCCGGGATTGCTGGGTATTCTGGTCCCTGTCGTCGTCGGGTTCACCTCAAAAGACATGCTTGGCGGCCTGCTTGCAGGCGTCACCTCTTCAGGTGTTCTGATGGCCATCTTCCAGTCCAACGCTGGTGGCGCATGGGATAATGCGAAAAAACGAATTGAGGGCGGCATTGAATTCGACGGCGTTCTCTACGGCAAAGGCACAGAAGCTCATAAAGCAGCTGTTGTCGGTGATACCGTTGGTGACCCGTTCAAGGATACCAGCGGCCCAAGCCTGAACATTCTCATGAAGCTTATCGCTGTTGTCGCACTGGTTATCGCTCCGCTGATCTGA
- a CDS encoding transketolase translates to MAKDLKPYPSGRKGEIISLDTVDELKEMACQVRRDVVRMLTRAASGHTGGSLGMADVFTALYFRIMRHDPHGFWENPDQDMLFLSNGHIVPVWYSVLARSGYFPTEELDSLRQIDSYLQGHPTSDARLPGIRIASGSLGQGLSAAVGAALGVKMDNRDADVFCLMGDGECQEGQIWEAAMSATHYGLDNLIGIVDYNKLQIDGEVCDVMCVEPFGDKWKAFGWDVYHCDGNDIDALVSTVEEIRSREQAVGPAVILASTVMGKGVPFFEGVMPDKSNWHGKPPSADHCEKALAILGETSFGDY, encoded by the coding sequence ATGGCAAAAGATTTAAAACCTTATCCTTCGGGACGGAAAGGTGAGATTATTTCTCTCGACACTGTTGATGAACTCAAGGAGATGGCCTGCCAGGTTCGTCGAGATGTGGTCCGGATGCTGACTCGGGCGGCTTCAGGTCATACCGGAGGTTCTCTCGGCATGGCTGATGTTTTTACGGCATTATACTTCAGAATCATGCGCCATGATCCTCACGGTTTCTGGGAAAACCCGGATCAGGATATGCTTTTTCTCTCCAACGGCCATATCGTACCTGTCTGGTACAGCGTTCTTGCGCGTTCAGGTTATTTTCCGACAGAAGAACTGGATTCTCTGCGCCAGATAGATAGCTACCTGCAGGGACACCCGACATCTGACGCCCGGCTTCCCGGGATCAGAATAGCGTCAGGATCTCTTGGACAGGGGCTTTCTGCGGCGGTCGGTGCGGCCCTGGGGGTTAAAATGGACAATCGTGATGCAGATGTTTTCTGCCTGATGGGGGACGGTGAGTGTCAGGAAGGGCAGATATGGGAGGCGGCTATGAGTGCAACCCATTATGGTCTCGACAATCTTATCGGCATTGTCGATTACAATAAGCTCCAGATCGATGGAGAGGTGTGTGACGTTATGTGCGTTGAGCCTTTCGGCGACAAGTGGAAGGCTTTCGGATGGGATGTCTATCATTGTGACGGTAACGATATCGATGCCCTGGTCTCGACTGTTGAAGAGATCCGATCGAGAGAACAGGCTGTCGGTCCGGCTGTCATTCTTGCTTCTACCGTTATGGGGAAAGGTGTTCCGTTTTTCGAAGGTGTCATGCCCGATAAGTCCAACTGGCACGGCAAACCGCCTTCTGCGGATCATTGCGAGAAAGCTTTGGCGATTCTTGGTGAAACCTCTTTCGGCGATTATTGA
- a CDS encoding endonuclease/exonuclease/phosphatase family protein, whose product MSTARGATAAKENQLLFMWWNVENLFDTIDDPLTNDNEFTPEGSRHWTPKRLALKYLRLAHIIKLAGAEKSMNGYPDILALAEVENKQVFRTLLSFLPDHHYHIVYHNSRDPRGIDIALAYNSQSLHHLASRQVKIPLSGKATRDISLHEFTTVNTRFFLIVNHWPSRSLDRKWSEPLRLQAAESARAIVDSLLAQDPASNIIVAGDFNDEPDDPSIRQILRSINDRKKVLGPSPLYLYNCWAQSDVPGSYHYRNRWNRLDQIMVSRSLLDGRRGLQISNSSFSCFRPEQMQEPGSGIPSRTWKGIRHRGGYSDHYPLLLDIATE is encoded by the coding sequence ATGAGTACTGCTCGAGGCGCCACCGCTGCAAAAGAGAACCAGCTGCTCTTCATGTGGTGGAATGTCGAGAACCTTTTTGACACCATCGATGATCCCCTTACAAACGACAACGAGTTCACCCCTGAAGGCTCCAGGCACTGGACCCCGAAAAGGCTGGCGCTGAAGTACCTCAGGCTTGCCCATATCATCAAACTTGCAGGCGCAGAAAAGAGCATGAACGGATATCCCGACATCCTCGCGCTTGCCGAAGTCGAAAACAAGCAGGTTTTCAGAACGCTGCTCTCATTCCTGCCCGATCACCACTACCACATCGTCTACCACAACTCCAGAGACCCGAGAGGCATTGATATCGCTCTGGCCTATAACAGCCAGTCACTCCACCACCTTGCCTCAAGACAGGTAAAAATCCCGCTGTCGGGAAAAGCAACCCGCGACATCTCCCTCCATGAATTTACTACCGTAAACACGCGATTTTTCCTGATTGTCAACCACTGGCCATCCCGCTCACTCGACAGAAAATGGTCAGAACCCCTCCGTCTTCAAGCAGCCGAATCAGCCAGAGCGATCGTCGACAGCCTTCTGGCTCAAGATCCGGCAAGCAATATCATCGTAGCAGGAGACTTTAATGATGAACCGGACGACCCCTCAATTCGTCAGATACTCCGATCCATCAACGACAGAAAAAAAGTCCTGGGCCCCTCTCCTCTGTACCTTTACAACTGCTGGGCGCAAAGCGATGTACCGGGAAGCTATCATTACAGGAATCGATGGAACCGCCTCGACCAGATCATGGTATCGCGATCACTTCTGGATGGACGCCGCGGACTTCAAATCAGCAACAGCTCGTTCAGTTGCTTTCGTCCCGAACAGATGCAGGAACCAGGAAGCGGCATACCGTCACGAACATGGAAAGGCATCAGGCACCGGGGCGGATATTCAGATCACTATCCTCTATTATTAGATATAGCAACAGAATAA
- the coaD gene encoding pantetheine-phosphate adenylyltransferase, which translates to MTQIAIYPGTFDPFTNGHLDVFERASNIFDSVVVVIAENSRKNTLFSVDERREMIEKIIGRYPGARVEVLHDGLLADYARQVGAKAIVRGVRQVKDFEYEFQMSLLNRQLNPDVTTVFLMPNVKYTYVASSIIREVAMLGGDVHNFVHPNVLEKLHEKYNVCKGQSNT; encoded by the coding sequence ATGACACAGATCGCCATTTATCCCGGGACGTTTGACCCATTTACTAACGGTCATCTTGACGTCTTCGAGCGGGCATCGAACATTTTTGATTCAGTCGTTGTTGTCATTGCTGAGAACAGTCGTAAAAATACGCTGTTCAGCGTTGACGAACGCCGTGAGATGATCGAAAAAATTATCGGCAGGTATCCCGGTGCGCGAGTGGAGGTTCTTCATGACGGGCTTCTTGCCGATTATGCTCGGCAGGTTGGGGCAAAGGCGATTGTCAGAGGTGTTCGGCAGGTCAAGGATTTTGAGTATGAGTTTCAGATGTCGCTCCTCAATCGCCAGTTGAATCCTGACGTGACGACCGTTTTTCTTATGCCGAATGTGAAGTATACCTATGTGGCTTCATCGATTATCCGCGAAGTGGCCATGCTTGGCGGCGATGTTCATAATTTCGTTCATCCGAATGTGCTCGAAAAGCTTCACGAGAAGTACAATGTTTGTAAGGGGCAATCAAATACATAA
- a CDS encoding RNA methyltransferase yields MKGFSKLNGDEMGRLGVEEYNAAEKHPVTIILHNIRSMYNVGSIFRTADAAGIEKVIITGYTATPPRKEIDKTALGAQETMAWEYFAHPLEVIPAMKEKGIAICGLEITTNSRAYTDVDRSDFPLCLILGNEVQGIDDDILEQCDHILEIPQFGTKHSLNVSVAAGVALFEMVRTFRQGLC; encoded by the coding sequence ATGAAGGGATTTTCCAAGCTTAACGGTGATGAAATGGGCCGTTTGGGCGTTGAAGAATACAACGCTGCTGAAAAGCACCCGGTGACGATTATTCTTCACAATATCCGGAGCATGTATAATGTCGGTTCAATTTTCAGGACGGCTGATGCGGCAGGGATAGAGAAAGTGATCATCACCGGTTATACGGCGACTCCACCGCGCAAGGAGATCGATAAGACGGCTCTGGGTGCTCAGGAGACAATGGCGTGGGAGTATTTTGCGCATCCTCTGGAGGTGATTCCTGCTATGAAGGAGAAGGGGATTGCCATATGCGGGCTTGAGATAACGACGAACAGTCGCGCGTATACCGATGTGGACCGGAGTGATTTTCCGCTGTGCCTGATTCTGGGGAACGAAGTTCAGGGAATTGATGACGATATACTCGAGCAGTGTGATCATATTCTTGAAATCCCGCAGTTCGGCACAAAGCATTCATTGAATGTTTCGGTTGCAGCAGGGGTGGCTTTATTTGAAATGGTTAGAACTTTCCGGCAGGGCCTTTGTTGA
- the rsmD gene encoding 16S rRNA (guanine(966)-N(2))-methyltransferase RsmD, which yields MQIQTGIYKGQKLLRASNRAIRPCSSRVKKSLFDTLAFRLDFEGIAVLDLFAGFGSLGFEALSLGAQRVCFVDQNVDSLRSLKATTEKLGVGSCVRIVKQDVLRFIRSEKGAYSLVFCDPPYSWPDYPALVSSVFEHGLVASHGMMLMEHSAEHDLTGIEQYAFHKDYGMTRVTFFMLEEQP from the coding sequence GTGCAGATTCAAACCGGCATATATAAAGGCCAGAAGCTTCTTCGCGCATCGAATCGCGCAATCCGTCCCTGCAGCAGCAGGGTGAAAAAGTCGCTGTTTGATACCCTCGCTTTTCGTCTGGATTTTGAGGGTATTGCTGTCCTTGATCTTTTTGCCGGTTTCGGTTCGCTGGGTTTTGAGGCGCTGAGCCTTGGGGCACAGCGTGTCTGTTTCGTTGACCAGAATGTTGATTCGCTTCGTTCTCTCAAGGCGACGACTGAGAAACTGGGCGTTGGTTCCTGTGTCAGAATTGTCAAACAGGATGTTCTTCGCTTTATCAGGTCTGAGAAAGGCGCCTATTCACTGGTTTTTTGTGATCCGCCTTATAGCTGGCCTGATTATCCGGCTCTGGTTTCATCTGTTTTTGAACACGGTCTTGTTGCTTCGCATGGCATGATGCTGATGGAGCACAGTGCCGAGCATGATTTGACGGGGATTGAGCAGTATGCTTTTCATAAGGATTATGGAATGACAAGGGTAACTTTTTTTATGCTGGAGGAACAGCCATGA
- a CDS encoding DedA family protein, whose protein sequence is MLESVIAYLQTADPLTVYLFLFCISFLENVIPPVPGDVPVAFIGYMIAYTEISFAWSVAVASLGSALGFMTMFLLSRSVGLRIYSRGDTPVRHRLVRLIHRFFPPDEMEQARLRFSTHGYLAVLVNRFLFGSRAVISIMAGFMHLKVAGVFFAALASSVVWYVLLLYGGYLLGNNWAQIGTYMAAYTIPVTLIIAGVAIYAVFRYAKSRRHKQEV, encoded by the coding sequence ATGCTGGAATCAGTCATAGCCTATTTACAGACAGCCGATCCGTTAACGGTCTATCTGTTTCTGTTTTGCATATCTTTTCTCGAAAATGTCATTCCGCCGGTTCCCGGTGATGTCCCTGTGGCTTTTATCGGCTACATGATTGCGTATACCGAGATCAGTTTTGCCTGGTCCGTTGCTGTGGCTTCCCTGGGTTCCGCATTAGGTTTTATGACCATGTTTCTCTTGAGCAGGAGTGTCGGTCTGAGGATTTATTCCAGAGGCGACACTCCGGTCAGGCATCGACTGGTCAGACTGATTCACCGTTTTTTCCCTCCCGATGAGATGGAACAGGCCCGTCTTCGGTTTTCGACTCACGGATATCTCGCCGTTCTGGTCAATCGGTTTCTTTTTGGCTCCAGGGCGGTTATTTCCATTATGGCCGGATTTATGCATCTCAAGGTCGCCGGCGTTTTTTTTGCCGCTCTTGCAAGTTCCGTTGTCTGGTATGTGCTGCTGCTCTATGGCGGATACCTGCTTGGCAATAACTGGGCCCAGATCGGGACCTATATGGCGGCATATACCATTCCTGTTACGTTGATCATCGCTGGCGTCGCTATCTATGCAGTATTTCGATACGCCAAAAGTCGGCGGCATAAACAGGAGGTCTAA
- a CDS encoding alpha/beta fold hydrolase has product MLHYRIHELAEDAPWVVFVHGAGGSSSIWFLQVKDFSRNFNVLMVDLRGHGKSSSLHHKGQYNFEDITLDILEVLDHLKIDRAHFIGISLGTILIRQLGELAPERVCSMVMGGAIIRLNVRAKVLVAVGNMFKRFIPYMWLYSFFAWIIMPRARHKKSRTLFVNEAKKIAQKEFMRWFTLTYELNPLLRYFEEKDTAIPTLYLMGEEDYMFLPPVEYIVTRHSNSYLEVIANSGHVCNVDQPQDFNERAIRFMQLHSFSSPVLQASAV; this is encoded by the coding sequence ATGCTTCATTACAGAATTCACGAATTGGCAGAAGATGCCCCATGGGTTGTCTTTGTTCATGGAGCGGGTGGCAGCTCTTCTATCTGGTTTTTGCAGGTCAAGGATTTCAGCAGGAATTTCAATGTTCTGATGGTTGATCTGCGTGGCCACGGCAAATCCTCCTCTCTTCATCATAAGGGTCAGTATAATTTTGAGGACATTACCCTTGATATTCTGGAGGTTCTGGATCATCTCAAGATAGATCGCGCGCATTTTATCGGGATTTCTCTCGGGACGATTCTGATACGACAGCTCGGAGAGCTCGCCCCTGAGCGGGTTTGTTCGATGGTTATGGGTGGCGCTATTATCCGGCTCAATGTGAGGGCTAAAGTGCTTGTTGCGGTTGGCAATATGTTTAAGCGGTTTATCCCCTACATGTGGCTCTACAGCTTTTTTGCCTGGATCATCATGCCTCGTGCCAGGCATAAAAAGTCAAGGACCCTGTTTGTCAACGAGGCGAAAAAAATCGCACAGAAGGAGTTTATGCGCTGGTTTACACTGACCTATGAGCTTAATCCGCTTCTGCGCTATTTCGAGGAGAAAGATACCGCTATTCCTACCCTCTATCTCATGGGGGAGGAGGATTATATGTTTCTTCCTCCTGTGGAATATATCGTTACCCGACATAGCAATTCGTATCTGGAAGTGATTGCGAATTCAGGTCATGTCTGTAATGTCGATCAGCCTCAGGATTTCAACGAGCGCGCTATCCGGTTCATGCAGCTCCATTCCTTCTCTTCGCCTGTTCTGCAGGCTTCTGCTGTATAG
- the pth gene encoding aminoacyl-tRNA hydrolase, whose protein sequence is MKLVAGLGNPEARYENTRHNIGFEVVDELARLHQSSFSSGKGNFLYSKIIHRNEPILLLKPMTYMNLSGNAVIAAMTFYKIEYQDILVVCDDLNIALGTIRMRAKGSAGGQNGLKHIIQCLKRDDFARLRVGIAPDHPVSSYSSFVLGKFNAEERKITDRMVSLSAEAALDFVAHGVEHAMNHYNTGKKTQQ, encoded by the coding sequence ATGAAACTTGTCGCCGGTCTTGGCAATCCGGAGGCCCGGTATGAAAACACCAGGCACAACATAGGATTTGAAGTTGTCGATGAGCTCGCACGACTCCATCAGAGCAGTTTCTCATCAGGCAAGGGCAATTTTCTGTATTCGAAGATCATCCACCGCAACGAGCCGATACTCCTGCTCAAGCCAATGACCTACATGAATCTGTCGGGCAATGCCGTCATTGCCGCCATGACCTTCTACAAAATAGAGTATCAGGACATTCTCGTCGTCTGCGATGACCTCAACATTGCCCTGGGAACGATCCGCATGAGGGCTAAAGGCTCTGCCGGGGGACAGAACGGACTGAAACATATCATTCAATGCCTGAAACGTGATGATTTTGCCCGACTCAGAGTTGGTATAGCCCCGGACCATCCGGTAAGCTCATACTCATCGTTTGTACTGGGAAAGTTCAATGCGGAAGAAAGGAAAATAACCGACAGAATGGTCTCGCTCAGCGCGGAAGCGGCTCTCGACTTCGTGGCTCATGGCGTTGAACATGCAATGAACCACTACAATACAGGAAAAAAAACTCAACAGTGA